The Candidatus Angelobacter sp. genome includes the window CTTTGGAAAGAGACTTGGCCCGGGAGATCAACTTCATTCCATCCTCTCCCGGCAGACGGAGATCTGTAAGCAAAACATCGAACGCCTCCTTCTCGATAAGATTCAGCGCCGCGGCCGCGTCCTCGGCCAGGTAAACGTCGTAACGGTCTTCCAACGCGGCCCGCAACCCGTCGCGCGTCGGCTTTTCGTCGTCCACAATGAGCAACGTCGGTTTAATCATGCAATGGCGCGTTCAGCAATCGCGGCTGTGGTTCGTGTAGCGGCAGCCAGATGCGGAACATCGTTCCCTGCCCAACGTGGCTCTCCAGTTTGATCAGTCCGCCGTGTTCCCTTACGATCCGCTGCACGATCATCAGTCCCAGGCCGGATCCCCGTTTTTTGGTTGTGAAAAACGGCTCGAAAATTCGGTTTAACTGATCCGGTGGGATGCCGCATCCGGTGTCGGCGACGCTGACCGAGACGCCGTCGGCACCCGAACCGGTTTGCACCGACAGCATCCCGCCGCGGGTCATCGCCTGCATCGCATTTTTCATCAGGTTGACCAGCGCCTGTTTGATTTGCGCGGGGTCGAGCGGGGCGTTGGGCAACTGCGGCGCAAGTTTTTCATCGATCGCGAGACCGCGGTTTTCGATCTCGGGCCGGAGCAACTCCACGGTTTCCCGGACAATTTCGTTCAACGAGGCGGATTTCTTTTGAGGCGGAGTGGGCCGGATGGCCTGGAGAAACTGCGTGACGATATAGTCGAGCCGCGCGATTTCCCCCTTCGCCACGCCCAGATAGTTCTCAAGTTTAAGCGTGATTTCTTTGGTTTCGTTCCCTCTCTGCACGATCTGCGGGCGGGGCCGTTTCGCGGAAAAGCCCCCACCGGGCGGTTCATCCGCCGCGCGTTTGAGTTTTTCCAGTTCCCTCTCCATCAA containing:
- a CDS encoding ATP-binding protein, encoding MAATKSSFLDKVLGRIGRLDPEGLQTVVQRLAHERSFLETLFNTIEDGVLVTDGQGRVLYFNQAVTNLLGLKREEAEGHPVTRYLPDLNWKELSVRDRAGGKQVVRQEFEVNYPRQRFLRLYVAPLGGEAAGSAGVALILHDATEARQKTFEAVESERVQALTLLAASVAHEIGNPLNALHIHLQLMERELEKLKRAADEPPGGGFSAKRPRPQIVQRGNETKEITLKLENYLGVAKGEIARLDYIVTQFLQAIRPTPPQKKSASLNEIVRETVELLRPEIENRGLAIDEKLAPQLPNAPLDPAQIKQALVNLMKNAMQAMTRGGMLSVQTGSGADGVSVSVADTGCGIPPDQLNRIFEPFFTTKKRGSGLGLMIVQRIVREHGGLIKLESHVGQGTMFRIWLPLHEPQPRLLNAPLHD